One window of the Candidatus Phycorickettsia trachydisci genome contains the following:
- a CDS encoding sodium:solute symporter family transporter yields MDIDLLIFSTFLALSLVLGILSSKKVTNISEYAIGNRDFSTATIVATIVATWIGAGFFARNVIEIYRQGIYYLIPTVFNPLALFLIGHVFAPRMGEFLGKLSIAQVMGELFGSKVRLITVIFNLIRAITYLTVNFKVSAKVLEVIFGTSAENATIISALIVIIYSTLGGIRAVTFTDLIQFFTFGCLMPVIAIIAWRALGENSGAIVWNTLTTSPLFDYKVALDLGSYKFYQMLGLGLFFLIPKFGAEMFQRISMSRSVGQVVSAFKIAGLLLFLVQMVVIAIGIFILSDNPNLNPDNLVSYIVRHYSYSIGFKGIISVGIMAMMMSSADSSINSIAVIFAHDFCKPSGFKWAKNELIIARIAAVVSSMIAMLLAFKIQSILTLLVSFAGLYLPVVSIPFLFAIFGFRSSGKSVLAAMIGSIITIILWKLFFAKAAIDSLIPSIFASTFFLFGMHYVTKQPGGWVGIKDEKTYKAIKQMRNRKWQKLWRSIVEFNFYEFCAKNTPEKIQPYFYFGLLGILSTILTMISMPLVSKGYSSIMEFCYISVLTVACYLLTYPLWPARFHNPKFVSFFWIFSIFYINIFVNSIFLAISKGSQIQTTIFFLNLTAVLLVFRWQAAVLMLLSGFVAINLFITQYLQLDYSNLMSVKFYFMFCLLLISSILIAFLRPIQEHQDQKAALLIAQNKEIQNISQQLLNHMIIRQEFINNVNHEIRTPIHHVGAYLEDLDGRWYSDDAEAKRESFDLLKQGYHRIRSYMEDILDLSNLSGNKVKLRYETVDFKNLVSEIVDKFPGVYVKNKDLHFYFNCEAEDTMVSCDKEKISQVLINLIKNAVEFTPKGTIEVILSSEDVLVGRKRLSGMKCSITDEGVGIPEEELWEIFGPFIQSSRTKNMSGGKGLGLAICEHIINLHRGRIFAKNNNDKQGSTFYFIIPLSLYP; encoded by the coding sequence ATGGATATAGATCTTCTTATCTTTTCTACTTTTTTAGCTTTAAGTTTAGTATTAGGTATATTAAGTAGCAAGAAAGTTACCAACATTTCAGAATATGCCATTGGTAATAGAGATTTTTCAACGGCGACAATAGTTGCTACTATAGTAGCAACATGGATTGGTGCAGGTTTTTTTGCGCGTAACGTAATTGAAATTTATCGTCAAGGTATTTACTATTTAATCCCCACAGTTTTCAATCCTTTAGCTTTATTTTTAATAGGGCATGTTTTTGCTCCAAGAATGGGGGAATTTTTAGGTAAGTTGTCTATAGCTCAAGTTATGGGAGAGCTATTTGGGTCTAAAGTCAGGTTAATAACAGTAATATTTAATCTCATTAGAGCTATCACTTATTTAACTGTCAATTTTAAGGTTTCTGCTAAAGTATTGGAGGTGATTTTTGGTACATCTGCTGAAAATGCAACTATTATTAGCGCTCTTATTGTAATTATTTACTCTACATTAGGAGGTATTAGAGCTGTTACCTTTACGGATCTGATTCAATTTTTTACCTTTGGATGTCTTATGCCCGTGATTGCTATTATCGCTTGGCGTGCATTAGGAGAAAATAGTGGGGCTATTGTTTGGAATACTCTAACTACTAGTCCACTTTTTGATTATAAAGTTGCTCTTGATCTAGGAAGTTATAAATTTTATCAAATGTTAGGACTTGGGTTATTTTTCTTAATACCTAAATTTGGCGCTGAAATGTTCCAAAGAATATCAATGTCACGTAGCGTGGGGCAAGTAGTAAGCGCTTTTAAGATAGCGGGGCTTTTATTATTTTTAGTGCAAATGGTTGTAATTGCAATTGGCATATTTATATTAAGCGATAATCCAAACTTAAACCCAGATAACTTAGTTAGCTACATAGTGAGACATTACTCCTATTCTATCGGCTTTAAGGGCATCATAAGTGTTGGAATAATGGCTATGATGATGTCTTCGGCTGACTCTTCAATTAATTCTATAGCTGTAATTTTTGCTCATGATTTTTGTAAGCCTTCGGGTTTTAAATGGGCAAAAAATGAGCTGATAATTGCAAGAATTGCTGCAGTAGTATCAAGTATGATAGCGATGCTGCTTGCTTTTAAGATACAAAGTATTTTAACCCTGCTTGTCTCATTTGCCGGACTATATTTACCCGTTGTTAGCATTCCGTTCTTATTCGCTATTTTTGGATTTAGGAGTTCTGGTAAATCGGTTTTGGCAGCTATGATAGGATCTATTATTACTATAATATTATGGAAGCTATTTTTTGCTAAAGCTGCTATTGATAGTCTAATACCTAGTATATTTGCAAGTACTTTCTTTTTATTTGGAATGCATTATGTAACAAAGCAACCTGGTGGATGGGTAGGGATTAAGGATGAAAAAACTTATAAGGCAATTAAGCAGATGAGAAATAGAAAGTGGCAAAAACTATGGCGTAGTATAGTAGAGTTCAATTTTTATGAGTTCTGCGCTAAAAATACTCCCGAAAAGATTCAGCCATATTTCTATTTTGGCTTACTTGGAATTTTGTCAACTATTTTAACCATGATATCTATGCCTTTGGTTTCTAAAGGTTATAGTAGCATTATGGAATTTTGTTACATTAGCGTTTTGACGGTCGCTTGTTATTTACTTACGTATCCGTTATGGCCAGCAAGATTTCACAATCCTAAATTTGTTTCTTTCTTTTGGATTTTTAGTATTTTTTATATCAATATTTTTGTTAATAGTATTTTTCTTGCGATCAGCAAAGGTTCCCAGATTCAGACGACAATATTTTTCTTAAACCTAACAGCAGTGTTGCTTGTATTTAGATGGCAGGCTGCTGTTTTGATGCTGCTAAGTGGTTTCGTTGCTATTAACTTATTTATTACTCAATATCTGCAACTTGATTATTCAAATCTAATGAGTGTTAAGTTTTACTTTATGTTTTGTCTATTGCTGATTAGTAGCATCTTGATAGCCTTTTTAAGACCTATACAAGAGCATCAAGATCAAAAAGCTGCTTTATTGATTGCTCAAAATAAGGAGATACAAAATATATCACAGCAGCTTTTGAACCATATGATTATAAGACAAGAGTTTATAAATAACGTTAATCATGAAATCAGAACCCCAATCCATCATGTAGGAGCTTATTTAGAGGATTTGGATGGACGTTGGTATAGCGATGATGCAGAGGCAAAAAGGGAATCTTTTGATCTGTTAAAACAAGGTTATCACCGTATCAGAAGCTATATGGAAGATATTCTTGATTTATCAAATTTAAGTGGTAACAAAGTGAAGCTTAGATACGAAACTGTCGATTTTAAAAACCTAGTTTCAGAGATTGTTGATAAGTTTCCAGGGGTGTATGTTAAAAATAAAGATTTACACTTTTATTTTAATTGTGAAGCTGAGGATACTATGGTTTCTTGCGATAAAGAGAAAATAAGCCAGGTATTGATTAACTTAATCAAAAATGCAGTGGAATTTACTCCAAAAGGTACTATAGAGGTTATATTATCAAGTGAAGATGTTTTAGTTGGGCGTAAGCGTTTGAGTGGGATGAAGTGCAGCATTACAGATGAAGGTGTAGGTATCCCGGAAGAAGAATTGTGGGAGATTTTTGGGCCATTTATTCAAAGTTCACGAACGAAAAATATGTCAGGAGGTAAAGGTCTTGGACTTGCTATATGTGAGCATATTATAAACTTACACCGTGGTAGAATTTTTGCCAAAAATAATAATGATAAGCAAGGGTCAACATTTTATTTTATAATACCTTTATCCCTATATCCTTGA
- a CDS encoding autotransporter outer membrane beta-barrel domain-containing protein — protein sequence MSTTALTTTPATSGSAPTTTVSTTSGSAPTTTVSTTSGSAPTTAVSTTSGSAPTTAVSTTSGSAPTTAVSTTSGSAPTTTVSTTSGSAPTTAVSTTSGSAPTTTVSTTSGSAPTTTGGSASTEIGDVKAKDYGNRVSLTAPQIIALDTLINRMQGWTDESLPGAGEDNTPAERIIPWISGHYGASIQGKTSSNPGYKVNFSGFSVGSDFIVNDEVKLGLSYSNITSKLRVKGNKNTDGTKSHTVSIYGQYNFTKDIFTQSAIAYTVGSSKNRPNNLNSYKVSSNGIGGFATLNKEFLLDSDISVTPRIGLRYIQSKEKDVNLGGGNKVKGAKNHYLTGIFGTTLSTKTELTDGTLLRPMLYAGLEKNFITKSNAPIARIEEAGRPFEHQNTTKPQKTSYILGTGLSAKRNNLILSVSYQSSIAKKYISHHGILKLGLAF from the coding sequence ATGTCAACAACAGCTTTAACAACAACTCCAGCAACGAGCGGGAGTGCCCCAACTACAACAGTATCGACAACGAGCGGGAGTGCCCCAACTACAACAGTATCGACAACGAGCGGGAGTGCCCCAACCACAGCAGTATCGACAACGAGCGGGAGTGCCCCAACCACAGCAGTATCGACAACGAGCGGGAGTGCCCCAACCACAGCAGTATCGACAACGAGCGGGAGTGCCCCAACTACAACAGTATCGACAACGAGCGGGAGTGCCCCAACCACAGCAGTATCGACAACGAGCGGGAGTGCCCCAACTACAACAGTATCGACAACGAGCGGGAGTGCCCCAACTACAACAGGAGGAAGCGCATCAACAGAAATAGGTGATGTCAAAGCCAAAGACTATGGAAACCGCGTTAGCTTAACCGCCCCCCAAATAATAGCATTAGATACATTAATCAATCGTATGCAAGGATGGACAGATGAATCATTACCTGGAGCCGGTGAAGATAACACACCTGCTGAGAGAATTATCCCTTGGATTAGTGGCCACTATGGAGCAAGCATACAGGGTAAAACTAGTAGTAACCCAGGATATAAAGTAAATTTCTCAGGTTTTAGTGTAGGTAGCGATTTTATTGTAAATGATGAAGTTAAACTAGGTCTTAGTTACTCTAACATTACCTCTAAACTCAGAGTCAAGGGCAATAAAAATACAGATGGTACAAAATCCCATACTGTAAGCATTTATGGCCAATATAATTTCACTAAAGATATCTTCACTCAATCTGCTATCGCATATACAGTAGGATCTTCAAAAAATAGACCTAATAACCTCAACAGTTATAAAGTCTCAAGTAATGGAATCGGAGGATTTGCCACTTTAAACAAAGAGTTCTTGCTAGATTCAGATATATCAGTAACTCCAAGGATTGGTTTAAGATATATACAAAGCAAAGAGAAAGATGTAAATCTTGGAGGAGGTAACAAGGTCAAAGGCGCTAAGAATCATTATCTTACTGGGATTTTTGGCACAACCTTATCCACCAAAACAGAACTGACAGATGGAACATTATTAAGACCTATGTTATACGCAGGACTTGAGAAAAACTTTATAACTAAAAGTAATGCCCCAATAGCACGTATTGAGGAAGCAGGTAGACCTTTTGAACATCAAAACACAACTAAGCCTCAGAAAACTTCCTACATATTAGGAACAGGATTGTCCGCTAAACGCAACAACTTAATACTAAGCGTCTCATATCAATCTTCTATAGCTAAAAAGTATATCAGTCATCACGGTATATTAAAACTTGGTCTTGCTTTCTAA
- the ftsZ gene encoding cell division protein FtsZ, with amino-acid sequence MSVINQENLKPKIVVFGVGGAGGNAVNNMISSNLQGVTYVVANTDAQALENALADNKIQLGINTTQGLGAGAKPEVGEAAAEESLHEIRDYLNGANLVFITAGMGGGTGTGAAPVVAKIAKEMKILTVGVVTKPFSFEGSHRMKVADSGLEKLAASVDTLIIIANQNLFLIANENTTFMEAFKIADNVLRDGVCGIVELIIVDGLINLDLADISTIMKNGGPAMMGTGSASRDEEAEMGEKRAIIAASRAIANPLLDRITISGASKVLINITGGMDMTLMEVDAAANRIREEINNPSANIIFGSTFRQELEGKIVVSVFATGLQNAPQTVSRPKMQEETRAVIQDEHVNIQEGQNIIRPKKEIDASYDDQDTEVPAFLRNFLYKRAAVKEQ; translated from the coding sequence ATGTCTGTAATAAATCAAGAAAATCTCAAACCTAAAATTGTAGTTTTTGGTGTTGGAGGTGCTGGAGGAAATGCCGTTAACAACATGATTTCATCAAATTTGCAAGGTGTTACTTACGTAGTTGCAAATACTGATGCCCAAGCTTTAGAAAATGCATTAGCTGATAATAAGATCCAACTAGGCATAAACACAACACAAGGTCTTGGGGCGGGGGCTAAACCTGAGGTTGGCGAAGCTGCTGCTGAAGAATCGTTGCACGAGATAAGAGACTATCTAAATGGGGCAAATCTAGTATTTATTACTGCTGGAATGGGAGGTGGTACCGGAACTGGAGCTGCTCCTGTGGTTGCGAAAATTGCTAAAGAGATGAAAATTTTGACAGTAGGAGTAGTGACTAAACCTTTCAGTTTCGAAGGCAGCCACAGGATGAAAGTAGCTGATAGTGGTTTAGAGAAGCTAGCAGCAAGCGTCGATACATTAATTATTATAGCCAACCAAAACCTATTCCTAATCGCCAATGAAAATACAACCTTCATGGAGGCTTTCAAAATTGCAGATAATGTACTCAGAGATGGGGTATGCGGTATAGTAGAGCTTATTATTGTGGACGGTCTTATAAACCTTGATTTAGCAGATATCTCAACGATTATGAAAAATGGTGGACCTGCTATGATGGGAACGGGTTCAGCATCCAGAGATGAAGAAGCAGAGATGGGTGAAAAAAGAGCTATTATTGCAGCAAGTAGGGCGATAGCCAACCCATTGCTTGATAGAATCACAATTAGTGGAGCAAGTAAGGTGTTAATAAACATTACTGGGGGTATGGATATGACTTTGATGGAAGTAGATGCTGCTGCGAATAGAATCCGTGAAGAAATTAACAATCCGAGCGCTAATATTATTTTTGGATCTACATTTAGACAAGAATTAGAAGGCAAAATTGTTGTGTCAGTATTTGCAACAGGTCTTCAAAATGCTCCTCAAACGGTTTCTAGGCCTAAAATGCAGGAAGAAACCCGGGCAGTTATTCAAGATGAACATGTCAATATACAAGAAGGTCAAAATATAATTAGACCTAAGAAAGAAATTGATGCTTCATACGATGATCAAGATACTGAGGTCCCTGCGTTTTTGCGTAATTTCTTATATAAAAGAGCTGCTGTTAAAGAGCAGTAG
- a CDS encoding glutaredoxin domain-containing protein has protein sequence MIKKFNFYTSFKITLYAFLTAVFLGNCATSNDLKINNKGVVIFTTQTCPYCIDAKKLLKEKQKKIHFKYKEINIEGKDWLKEALLRRTDGIKTVPKIFINGKYIGGFSALKDLDQKGKLDAELKSYSLR, from the coding sequence ATGATCAAAAAATTCAATTTCTACACTAGCTTTAAAATCACCCTATATGCATTTTTAACTGCCGTTTTCCTGGGTAATTGCGCTACATCTAATGACTTAAAAATCAATAATAAAGGCGTCGTAATCTTTACAACCCAAACTTGTCCTTACTGCATAGATGCCAAAAAACTATTAAAAGAAAAACAAAAGAAAATTCACTTTAAATATAAAGAGATAAACATAGAGGGTAAAGATTGGCTAAAAGAAGCCCTACTTAGAAGAACAGATGGTATCAAAACCGTACCTAAGATATTTATAAACGGTAAATATATAGGAGGATTTAGCGCTTTGAAAGATTTGGACCAAAAGGGAAAATTAGATGCAGAGTTAAAATCTTATTCCTTGAGATAA
- the tkt gene encoding transketolase translates to MQNNEIIKAARALRILSACAVEKAQSGHPGMPLGFADVFTVLAAKYLKFNPQDPRWFGRDRLVLSAGHGSMLLYAFYYLSRFKGFDIEQIKNFRRLGSSTPGHPEYDAISPVETTTGPLGQGFANSVGMAIAGKKYLEKTDAANYKIYCIVGDGCLMEGISYEAASIAGHLKLNNLIVLFDSNSITIDGPTSLAISENQLFKFQGLGWSTLCIDGHNLEEIDDALNWAQKSERPVFIECKTTIGYGAGDKAASCKSHGAPLGKKDLDELKKFLNWEHEDFVIPEDILDIWRSFAKNKAYEEWQAKFKKLTKDQIEYLKPIKVHPQTIDQIKKLETTDGEATRVSSSKILEIIAQNEPKAILGSADLSTSVGVYNKYCKIISKDDFDGNFIHYGIRENAMAGIMNGLAIEGFFPIGGTFLVFSDYMKPGMRLASLMKLGVIYIMTHDSIGVGQDGPTHQPVEHLTALRSVPGLCDFRPSDRLETIGAFEHALSNLAQPYLMALSRQNIKSTVLTKEQEVKKGAYCIIKNHHPDITIFSNGSELPIASEVCKLLEADNFKVNLISLVSFNLFLQQDRGYIQEIIGTNEIKVAIEAASSYPWHRFIGRDGLFFGIDTFGLSGAYEDLYKHFGLTPQNIYKKIKYESRNQRTWKDRKTSA, encoded by the coding sequence ATGCAAAATAACGAAATAATTAAAGCAGCAAGAGCCTTGCGCATTCTATCAGCGTGCGCAGTTGAAAAAGCACAATCGGGCCATCCAGGAATGCCATTAGGCTTTGCCGATGTTTTTACCGTACTTGCTGCTAAATATTTAAAATTTAATCCTCAAGATCCACGCTGGTTTGGCAGAGATCGGCTCGTATTATCTGCAGGACACGGTTCTATGCTGCTATATGCATTCTATTACTTAAGCAGATTTAAAGGCTTTGACATAGAACAAATCAAAAACTTTCGCCGCCTGGGTTCGAGCACACCAGGCCATCCCGAATATGATGCCATATCTCCGGTTGAGACTACCACCGGACCCTTGGGACAAGGATTTGCAAATAGTGTTGGAATGGCTATTGCTGGTAAAAAATATTTAGAAAAAACTGATGCCGCAAATTACAAAATTTACTGCATCGTTGGGGATGGCTGCTTAATGGAAGGTATCTCATATGAAGCAGCATCAATTGCCGGACATCTCAAACTTAATAACCTGATAGTATTATTTGACAGTAATAGCATCACAATAGATGGACCAACGAGTCTTGCTATCTCTGAAAATCAGCTATTCAAGTTCCAAGGCCTAGGATGGAGTACCTTGTGTATAGATGGACATAATTTAGAAGAAATAGATGATGCACTCAATTGGGCTCAAAAATCCGAGAGGCCTGTGTTTATTGAATGCAAAACTACTATTGGATATGGAGCTGGTGATAAAGCTGCCTCATGCAAATCTCATGGAGCTCCCTTAGGCAAAAAGGACTTAGATGAATTAAAGAAATTTTTAAACTGGGAGCATGAAGACTTTGTAATACCCGAAGATATTTTAGACATCTGGAGAAGTTTTGCCAAAAATAAAGCATATGAAGAGTGGCAAGCAAAATTCAAAAAACTGACAAAAGATCAAATAGAATATCTAAAACCAATAAAAGTTCATCCTCAAACAATTGATCAAATCAAAAAACTTGAAACTACAGATGGGGAAGCAACAAGAGTATCTAGCAGCAAAATTTTAGAAATTATAGCTCAGAATGAACCAAAGGCTATACTAGGATCGGCCGATCTGTCAACTTCTGTTGGGGTGTATAATAAATATTGTAAAATAATTTCAAAAGACGACTTTGATGGCAACTTTATCCATTATGGCATTAGAGAAAATGCTATGGCCGGTATAATGAATGGCCTTGCTATAGAAGGATTTTTCCCAATTGGAGGGACATTTTTAGTTTTTAGTGACTATATGAAACCTGGAATGCGTCTTGCAAGTTTGATGAAGCTGGGAGTTATATATATTATGACTCACGACTCTATTGGCGTTGGTCAAGATGGTCCTACTCATCAGCCTGTTGAACACTTAACAGCCTTACGCAGCGTGCCTGGCTTATGCGACTTTAGACCATCAGACCGCCTAGAGACCATAGGAGCGTTTGAACATGCATTATCAAATTTAGCTCAGCCATACCTTATGGCACTCAGTAGACAAAATATTAAGTCTACCGTCCTGACCAAGGAACAAGAGGTGAAAAAGGGAGCATATTGCATAATTAAAAATCACCACCCAGATATCACAATTTTTTCTAATGGTTCTGAATTACCTATTGCCTCTGAAGTTTGCAAACTGCTTGAAGCAGATAATTTTAAGGTTAATTTAATATCACTTGTTTCATTTAATTTATTTTTGCAGCAAGATAGAGGGTATATTCAAGAGATAATAGGAACAAACGAAATTAAAGTTGCAATTGAAGCAGCCTCAAGTTACCCTTGGCATAGATTTATTGGCAGAGATGGGTTATTCTTTGGCATAGATACATTTGGCCTTTCTGGAGCTTATGAAGACTTATATAAACATTTTGGCTTAACGCCACAAAACATATACAAAAAGATAAAATATGAAAGTAGGAATCAACGGACTTGGAAGGATAGGAAGACTTCTGCTTAG
- a CDS encoding type I glyceraldehyde-3-phosphate dehydrogenase codes for MKVGINGLGRIGRLLLRKLLEEKIEVTQINTSAKPSDLAHLIEYDSTHGKAPFEIEIDEDKLIINKHKIKVSSYKDITQIPWEVDLVFECSGKCKNKESAAKHKANKIVVSSPCEGADSTIVLGANDQELKKNHKVISIGSCTTNALAPVVKILHEKFGILSGYATTVHSYTFDQNLLDNFHDDIRRARSASCNMIPTKSGISQALKIVLPKIGHKISGSAIRVPVPNVSLVDFSFYSARPTSKDEVNNVMEKASWKIPKILSIAKKPLVSGDFNHTTFSSIFDPFETSVVEKSFVRVLAWYDNEWGFVNRLFDIYEKIRTSR; via the coding sequence ATGAAAGTAGGAATCAACGGACTTGGAAGGATAGGAAGACTTCTGCTTAGGAAGTTGCTGGAGGAGAAGATAGAAGTTACACAAATTAATACTTCAGCTAAACCTTCTGATTTAGCACACCTAATTGAATATGATTCAACTCATGGTAAAGCTCCATTTGAAATTGAGATAGACGAAGATAAGTTGATTATCAACAAACACAAAATTAAAGTTTCAAGTTATAAGGATATAACTCAAATTCCTTGGGAAGTAGATTTAGTATTTGAATGCTCCGGAAAATGTAAAAACAAAGAATCAGCAGCAAAACATAAAGCTAACAAAATAGTTGTTTCAAGTCCGTGTGAAGGAGCTGATAGCACCATTGTCTTAGGCGCTAATGATCAAGAACTAAAGAAAAATCACAAGGTTATTTCAATAGGATCATGTACAACAAATGCACTCGCGCCAGTGGTAAAAATTTTGCATGAAAAGTTTGGCATCCTCTCGGGTTATGCAACAACTGTACACTCATATACATTTGACCAAAATTTGCTTGATAATTTTCATGACGATATAAGGAGGGCAAGATCTGCTAGCTGCAACATGATACCAACAAAAAGCGGCATATCTCAAGCCTTAAAAATAGTATTACCGAAAATTGGTCATAAAATTTCTGGATCTGCTATAAGAGTGCCAGTACCTAATGTTTCATTGGTAGATTTTTCTTTTTATTCTGCTCGCCCTACTTCAAAAGATGAAGTAAATAACGTGATGGAGAAAGCAAGTTGGAAAATTCCAAAGATCTTAAGCATAGCTAAAAAACCTTTAGTATCAGGTGATTTTAATCACACTACATTTAGCAGCATCTTCGATCCATTTGAAACTAGTGTAGTAGAAAAGAGTTTTGTTAGAGTACTTGCTTGGTATGATAATGAGTGGGGTTTTGTAAACAGATTATTTGATATCTATGAGAAAATTAGAACAAGTAGATAA
- a CDS encoding phosphoglycerate kinase yields the protein MRKLEQVDNLQGKTVILRLDLNMPVKAGKFVDLTRLKRSIPTINHLINSGCKVVIISHMGRPKGEFVRSLSLGPFVDEIEKLLNKKIRFATNCIGEKVKGKIASMNPRDIILLENLRFHIGEETNDAKFSEQIASLGDIFVNDAFSCSHRSHTSVEGITKFLPSFAGFALASELENIEKLLSKPEKTFTALVGGSKISTKLNLLSTFLDKVDYLILGGGIANTCLQALGHDLGSSLVDLAFLAQAEEIMKKAKNTQVLLPEDFVVKGSSGKISIKKLGNIASDDMIMDVGPHFSAKAAEIINNSKTVIWNGPLGVVESPKYVGSSSYIARHIASSTQEGKIKSIIGGGDTTALLQTLGLIDCVTYTSTGGGAFLAWLEGEPLPGIAALSK from the coding sequence ATGAGAAAATTAGAACAAGTAGATAATCTGCAAGGTAAAACAGTTATCCTGCGTCTTGATTTAAACATGCCCGTTAAGGCAGGCAAGTTTGTTGACTTAACGCGCCTTAAACGCTCTATCCCTACCATTAATCATCTCATCAATTCTGGTTGCAAAGTCGTTATAATATCTCATATGGGCAGACCCAAAGGGGAATTTGTTAGAAGCCTTTCTTTAGGACCTTTTGTTGATGAGATTGAGAAGTTACTTAATAAAAAAATACGCTTTGCTACTAACTGCATTGGCGAAAAAGTGAAAGGTAAAATTGCCTCGATGAATCCAAGAGATATCATATTACTCGAGAATTTACGCTTTCACATAGGCGAAGAGACAAATGATGCAAAATTTTCTGAGCAAATCGCGTCCCTAGGAGATATATTTGTTAATGATGCTTTCTCATGCAGTCATAGAAGTCATACATCAGTAGAAGGTATCACAAAATTTCTTCCAAGTTTTGCAGGTTTTGCTCTTGCATCTGAGCTTGAAAATATCGAAAAATTATTATCAAAACCTGAAAAAACTTTTACAGCTCTGGTAGGTGGATCTAAGATTTCCACAAAACTAAATTTACTTTCCACCTTCCTAGATAAAGTCGATTATCTCATATTAGGAGGCGGCATTGCCAACACATGCCTGCAGGCTTTAGGGCATGATTTAGGAAGCTCACTTGTGGATCTTGCTTTTTTAGCCCAAGCTGAAGAAATAATGAAAAAAGCTAAAAATACCCAAGTTCTTTTGCCCGAAGATTTTGTAGTAAAAGGCTCATCCGGCAAGATTAGTATCAAAAAATTAGGTAATATTGCGTCAGATGATATGATAATGGACGTGGGTCCTCATTTTTCTGCAAAAGCTGCAGAGATTATAAATAACTCCAAAACAGTTATATGGAACGGACCTTTAGGAGTAGTGGAATCTCCAAAATATGTAGGATCAAGTAGCTATATCGCACGCCATATTGCAAGCAGTACGCAAGAAGGAAAAATAAAAAGCATTATAGGCGGAGGAGATACCACCGCCCTACTCCAGACTTTGGGACTAATAGATTGCGTTACATATACCTCAACGGGTGGAGGGGCCTTCTTGGCATGGCTTGAAGGCGAGCCTTTACCGGGAATTGCAGCCTTAAGTAAATGA